Proteins encoded in a region of the Flavobacterium sp. MDT1-60 genome:
- a CDS encoding MepB family protein yields the protein MKTSLKASLLKMIVKNHWTNHKSIPKDLLLAKELVYDCFDFDCSQPQQESESIDYSAYRFYLNEKFICYREAKITPTKTGQFVTLWKRSRLGTIEPFDSTDLIDFVFISVRKDDLFGQFIFPKNVLLEKGIFSTATSEGKRAVRVYPPWDETNNKQAKKTQNWQLKYFFEITPEPDFDTFRELVN from the coding sequence TTGAAAACAAGCTTAAAAGCGAGTCTTCTCAAAATGATCGTAAAAAACCATTGGACAAATCACAAATCTATCCCCAAAGATTTGCTTTTAGCCAAAGAACTGGTTTATGATTGTTTTGATTTTGACTGTTCGCAACCGCAGCAGGAAAGCGAAAGCATTGATTACAGTGCTTATCGTTTCTATCTCAATGAGAAATTTATTTGCTACAGAGAAGCCAAAATTACCCCAACAAAAACTGGCCAATTTGTTACTTTGTGGAAACGAAGCAGATTAGGAACAATTGAACCTTTTGATTCAACTGATTTAATCGATTTTGTTTTTATCAGCGTTCGAAAAGATGATCTTTTTGGGCAGTTTATTTTTCCTAAAAATGTGTTACTTGAAAAAGGAATCTTTTCGACAGCAACCAGCGAAGGAAAAAGAGCTGTAAGAGTTTACCCGCCTTGGGATGAAACAAACAACAAACAAGCTAAAAAAACTCAGAATTGGCAGTTGAAATATTTCTTTGAAATAACTCCTGAACCGGATTTTGATACTTTTAGAGAATTAGTTAATTAG
- a CDS encoding T9SS-dependent choice-of-anchor J family protein, translated as MKKIYSVRHLMAFLSFFYCSVSVFAQTFPTKQTLPYAQNFNGLGVVDTAYPDGFQGWTASISPGSAFNTNATLIADRPLIANSTASTSSGNFHNYDGKIGFLNNSNLDLTIGFAFDATNQKAIQVQYDAMTLRNPYGTVISGTSSNRINEMVLQYRIGNTASFTTLPTTLYSNNEVSQITAVTTPQNLKTFKITLPAECNNQPEVQIRWISRQVSGSGSRPSFAIDNIDIKSDIVAPVSVAGYPKADNILSNSFDFSNKLDEIGKTYYVLLPGGSATPSVVQVKAGQDANNAPALQSGFFDIIDPTQVYLKSFTGLSISTAYSVFSISEDPYGNVQTTVVKVDATTAAAIVPSVTTTVASLDLGFSETGFTSESGSYQIQAVNLSANVTVTATGNFTISKDNTAFGTSLTYAIADFALNAAQTVYVRFTPTATGNLSGQITHESTGATSKIVTLSGTGINPYLQGFNDPAVLTNSGWTQYNVAGTANEWTSTTVARNVNSGTGAILVNGYSDSGASKDWLISPRLRLDNFSQIPLLSFYSRKFYVGSDLKLMVSVNYDGKSNPETATWTEIPGDFPTITGTYKQSQFINLGPYKTNNTYVAWVYVTTAGGANNAEEWSLDDVAITNEAGFVAANPILDFGEVSINTISASQSFVFKAEGYNDITLKAPADYQLSLDNTSFQSDVLISSADAMAGKTVYVRFTPSIRTLTISGTLTVTGTGLNKQIGSLTGSSLLKADTFDIVTYNLEFFGTDVKGTDNVEFGPTDDTLQIENVAKVMNKLNADVYVVQEVSDDPSLDILIQKININGKTFDKSISTSWSYSFNAADPNFPPQKLVVLYNTQTTTVKSTRVMFKKLYDEVRAGTKTLPNYPGTTSTVNTSSSFFSSGRLPYLVKIETNIGGIKKEINLIDLHARANSGSDISRYNMRKYDAELLKDSLDVEFPNANFMILGDFNDDVKASVIAGNPSSYQKIVEDKNRYNTLTLEISKAGAYSFLSSNGFLDHIVISNELTDQYIPNSIAVYDPRNDITNYTNTTSDHGPVIARFELKKDVLSTIDFGTNNGYFVQAYPNPATDVVNVTVKMKEDKILKLRLYDISGHLVGNPIEIKGTQEKNDAVIQLGNLRSGIYVYTLSENNNVIYSNKIIKK; from the coding sequence ATGAAAAAGATCTACTCAGTTCGCCATTTAATGGCTTTTTTAAGTTTTTTTTATTGCTCGGTGTCTGTCTTTGCTCAGACATTTCCAACAAAACAAACATTGCCTTATGCACAAAATTTTAATGGATTAGGAGTTGTTGATACAGCATATCCGGATGGTTTTCAAGGCTGGACCGCAAGTATATCGCCAGGATCAGCTTTTAATACAAATGCTACTTTAATAGCAGATAGACCTTTGATAGCAAATAGCACAGCGTCTACTAGTAGTGGCAATTTTCATAATTATGATGGAAAAATTGGTTTTTTAAATAATAGTAATCTTGATTTGACAATTGGATTTGCTTTTGATGCTACAAATCAAAAAGCGATTCAGGTTCAATATGATGCGATGACACTTCGTAATCCTTACGGAACAGTAATAAGCGGAACTTCGTCTAATCGTATTAATGAAATGGTCCTGCAATATAGGATTGGTAATACAGCTTCTTTTACTACATTACCGACAACCTTATATTCTAACAATGAAGTTTCACAAATAACGGCTGTTACCACTCCTCAAAATTTAAAAACTTTTAAGATTACGTTACCTGCTGAATGCAACAATCAGCCTGAAGTTCAAATAAGATGGATTTCAAGACAAGTTTCCGGATCAGGTTCAAGACCATCGTTTGCAATAGACAATATAGATATAAAAAGTGATATAGTTGCTCCAGTAAGCGTTGCGGGCTATCCAAAAGCAGATAATATTTTATCAAACAGTTTCGATTTTTCCAATAAATTAGATGAAATCGGAAAAACTTACTATGTTTTACTGCCTGGCGGAAGTGCGACTCCAAGTGTAGTTCAAGTAAAAGCGGGTCAGGATGCTAATAACGCTCCGGCTTTACAATCCGGTTTTTTTGATATTATAGATCCAACTCAGGTATATCTAAAAAGTTTTACCGGACTTTCAATTAGTACTGCTTATTCTGTTTTTTCTATTTCAGAAGATCCATATGGTAACGTTCAGACAACTGTTGTAAAAGTTGATGCTACAACTGCCGCCGCAATAGTTCCATCTGTAACAACCACTGTTGCTTCTTTAGATTTAGGGTTTTCAGAAACAGGCTTTACTTCAGAAAGTGGAAGCTATCAAATTCAGGCAGTTAATCTTTCGGCTAACGTTACAGTTACTGCTACAGGAAATTTTACTATTTCTAAAGATAATACTGCGTTTGGAACTTCTTTAACATACGCCATAGCTGATTTTGCTTTAAATGCAGCACAAACTGTTTATGTTCGTTTTACACCAACTGCTACGGGTAATTTGTCCGGACAGATAACACACGAATCAACGGGAGCGACAAGCAAAATAGTTACTCTTTCAGGAACAGGAATTAATCCGTATTTGCAGGGTTTTAATGATCCGGCCGTTCTAACCAATAGTGGATGGACACAGTATAACGTAGCTGGGACTGCAAATGAGTGGACGAGTACAACAGTGGCGCGAAACGTCAATTCGGGAACCGGGGCAATACTTGTTAACGGGTATTCTGATAGTGGTGCAAGCAAAGATTGGCTGATTTCACCAAGATTGCGTTTGGATAATTTTAGTCAAATTCCATTATTATCTTTTTACTCCCGCAAGTTTTACGTAGGTTCTGATTTGAAATTAATGGTTTCTGTTAATTATGATGGTAAAAGCAATCCGGAAACAGCAACGTGGACAGAAATACCAGGGGATTTCCCAACTATTACTGGTACTTATAAACAATCGCAATTTATAAATTTAGGACCGTACAAAACGAACAATACTTATGTGGCGTGGGTTTATGTAACTACAGCCGGAGGAGCAAATAATGCGGAAGAATGGTCATTAGACGATGTTGCTATAACAAATGAAGCGGGTTTTGTGGCAGCAAATCCTATTTTAGATTTTGGAGAAGTTAGTATTAATACAATATCAGCAAGTCAGTCTTTTGTTTTCAAAGCAGAGGGTTACAATGACATTACATTAAAAGCTCCGGCAGATTACCAATTGTCTTTGGATAATACTTCATTCCAGTCAGATGTTTTAATAAGTTCAGCTGATGCAATGGCTGGAAAAACAGTTTATGTTCGATTTACGCCTTCTATAAGAACTTTGACTATATCTGGCACTTTAACGGTTACCGGTACCGGTCTAAATAAACAAATAGGATCTTTAACAGGATCTTCATTGCTAAAAGCGGATACTTTTGATATTGTAACCTACAATCTGGAGTTTTTTGGTACTGATGTAAAAGGTACAGATAATGTTGAATTCGGTCCAACAGATGACACTTTACAAATTGAAAATGTTGCTAAAGTGATGAACAAATTAAATGCCGATGTTTATGTTGTTCAGGAAGTTTCAGATGATCCGTCTTTAGATATTTTGATTCAGAAAATTAATATCAACGGAAAAACATTTGATAAATCAATTTCAACATCATGGTCGTATTCGTTTAATGCTGCTGATCCTAATTTTCCTCCCCAAAAATTAGTGGTTCTTTATAACACTCAAACTACTACAGTAAAAAGTACGCGTGTTATGTTTAAGAAATTATATGATGAAGTTCGTGCAGGAACAAAAACGTTACCAAATTATCCAGGAACGACTTCTACGGTTAACACAAGTTCTAGTTTTTTCTCATCAGGACGTTTGCCTTACTTAGTTAAAATAGAAACCAATATTGGAGGAATTAAAAAAGAGATTAATCTGATTGATCTTCACGCACGCGCCAATAGCGGATCAGATATTTCCAGATATAATATGCGTAAATACGATGCTGAATTATTGAAAGACAGTCTGGATGTTGAGTTTCCAAATGCTAATTTTATGATTTTGGGAGATTTTAATGATGATGTCAAAGCATCTGTTATTGCAGGAAATCCTTCGTCATATCAAAAAATAGTTGAAGATAAAAACCGTTATAATACACTTACTTTAGAGATTAGCAAGGCTGGTGCCTATAGCTTTTTGAGTTCAAATGGATTTTTGGATCATATTGTTATTTCTAATGAATTGACAGATCAATATATTCCGAATTCAATTGCTGTTTATGATCCGCGTAATGATATTACCAACTATACCAATACAACTTCAGATCATGGTCCTGTAATTGCCCGTTTTGAATTGAAAAAAGATGTTTTGTCTACAATTGATTTCGGAACAAATAATGGATATTTTGTACAAGCCTATCCTAATCCTGCAACTGATGTTGTAAATGTGACAGTAAAAATGAAAGAGGATAAAATTTTAAAATTACGACTTTATGATATTTCAGGACATTTAGTTGGAAATCCAATTGAAATTAAAGGAACTCAGGAAAAAAACGATGCTGTAATTCAATTAGGCAATCTTAGATCCGGAATTTATGTTTATACCTTAAGTGAAAACAATAACGTTATTTATAGCAATAAAATCATAAAAAAATAA
- a CDS encoding tRNA (cytidine(34)-2'-O)-methyltransferase: MLNVVLVEPEIPNNTGNIGRLCVGTESRLHLIHPFGFVINDKNLKRSGLDYWVHLDVTEYQNIEEWIQQIPDQSRVFLMSSHAEKSYLETDFQDGDWLVFGKESVGLSAAVLTRFENHLTIPMSKLIRSFNIANSVAFVVGEAKRQIGLKV, translated from the coding sequence ATGCTAAACGTTGTTCTTGTAGAACCTGAAATACCAAATAATACTGGAAATATTGGACGCTTATGCGTGGGCACAGAAAGTCGTCTGCACTTAATTCATCCCTTCGGATTTGTGATTAATGATAAAAATCTCAAACGTTCCGGTTTGGATTATTGGGTACATCTTGATGTGACCGAATATCAAAATATAGAAGAATGGATTCAGCAGATTCCTGATCAATCACGTGTTTTTTTGATGAGTTCGCATGCAGAGAAATCATATTTAGAAACCGATTTTCAAGATGGAGACTGGTTGGTTTTCGGAAAAGAAAGCGTTGGTTTGAGCGCAGCAGTTTTAACACGTTTTGAAAATCATCTAACGATTCCGATGTCGAAATTAATCCGTAGTTTTAATATTGCAAATTCTGTGGCTTTTGTAGTTGGTGAGGCTAAAAGACAAATTGGGTTGAAGGTTTAA
- a CDS encoding ABC transporter ATP-binding protein: MKTILETSNLTIGYKSKKATVAIAENLNLNLSSGKLISLIGANGIGKSTLLRTITGIQQPLSGKVLLNEKNINTYNPLDLAQNLSLVLTEKLPPSNLSVFELVALGRQPYTDWIGTLSQTDIEKVQEAMVLTQIEHLAQKRHFEISDGQLQKVLIARALAQDTPLIILDEPTTHLDLLHKVSLFKLLKKLTQETQKCILFSTHDIDLAIQLSDEMIIMTPEFVVQDEPCNLISKGSFATLFKDEHIIFDAEKGKFVIT, from the coding sequence TATTGCTGAAAATCTTAATTTGAATCTGTCATCAGGAAAACTCATTTCATTAATTGGTGCAAACGGAATTGGGAAATCAACTTTATTGAGAACCATTACCGGAATTCAACAACCGTTGTCAGGGAAAGTTCTTCTGAATGAAAAAAACATAAATACTTATAACCCTCTAGATTTAGCACAAAATCTAAGTTTGGTTTTAACCGAGAAATTGCCACCAAGCAATCTTTCTGTTTTTGAATTAGTGGCTTTGGGAAGACAGCCATACACGGATTGGATCGGAACTTTATCTCAAACAGATATAGAAAAAGTTCAGGAAGCGATGGTATTAACGCAAATTGAACATTTGGCACAAAAAAGACATTTTGAGATTAGTGACGGTCAATTGCAAAAGGTTTTAATTGCGAGAGCTTTGGCACAAGACACGCCTTTAATTATTCTCGATGAACCTACAACGCATCTCGATTTATTACATAAAGTTTCGCTTTTCAAATTGCTAAAAAAGCTGACACAGGAAACTCAAAAATGTATTTTATTTTCAACACACGATATCGATTTGGCGATTCAGTTAAGCGATGAAATGATCATAATGACGCCGGAATTTGTTGTTCAGGATGAACCATGTAATTTAATTTCAAAAGGAAGTTTCGCTACTTTGTTTAAAGACGAGCATATTATTTTTGATGCTGAAAAAGGGAAGTTTGTGATTACTTAG
- a CDS encoding pseudouridine synthase has product MHHHFILFKPYGYLSQFIYELKRKKKLLGELYDFPEGTMAIGRLDEDSEGLLLLTTDGKVSEQIRSKKVDKEYYVQVDGVITPEAIEELQKGVEIGFDGGKYKTKPCKAFIVTEIPDFGPRAKKIRDERHGPTSWASITINEGKFRQVRKMTAAVGFPTLRLVRVRIGNVYLQNLKAGDVLEVSDFKLEN; this is encoded by the coding sequence ATGCATCATCACTTCATTCTTTTTAAACCATACGGCTATTTAAGCCAATTTATTTACGAACTAAAGAGAAAGAAAAAGCTTTTGGGTGAATTATATGATTTTCCTGAAGGTACCATGGCAATTGGCCGCTTAGACGAAGATTCTGAAGGATTGCTTTTACTTACAACCGACGGAAAAGTAAGCGAACAAATAAGAAGCAAAAAAGTAGACAAGGAATATTACGTTCAGGTTGATGGGGTGATAACTCCTGAAGCGATTGAAGAATTGCAAAAAGGTGTGGAAATTGGTTTTGATGGTGGAAAATATAAAACTAAACCTTGTAAAGCCTTTATTGTTACCGAAATTCCTGATTTTGGGCCAAGAGCCAAAAAAATAAGAGACGAACGTCATGGCCCAACTTCCTGGGCTTCTATAACCATAAATGAAGGCAAATTCCGTCAGGTTCGTAAAATGACAGCGGCGGTCGGTTTTCCAACTTTAAGATTAGTTCGTGTTAGAATAGGAAATGTATATTTGCAAAACTTAAAAGCTGGAGATGTTCTGGAAGTTTCAGATTTTAAATTAGAAAACTAA